The following are encoded in a window of Clostridia bacterium genomic DNA:
- a CDS encoding InlB B-repeat-containing protein: DKNEVFTVAQGTSYFLVTTTLGSVYSPFKGVAVRTDVAEGFGGMTATQIQATLTSDSYVAFDYFQMVVNTNAGIRVSLSDGNNTISLKDQASYYVQTSQGKLISKVSTDGMVYPITSEFQGFSGRFIIPLDSFDGSINNLTSISYSSALVNRVRHSFGDVYVLDGFNPDTAITYEDVVWTAQADNYTKLGENNVTTILLNAGEFVGAPANLTAEMTNNSKVAQFKNDVMIISLPDEMKNENGFVSLEKVKGIVFDLTTTSKAKLFPLLCLVDSKYELNTLNGWQTRYANETNTWIWNTGVISVNQSAVVIYPEFDGRIVVPVTQAAFSGTNNATGDTFPTEILPYIIVEPLNNPSMCNASVTIRSVTLVDDLKPYEACSVNYDGFNATVEAGLSRNYVLPGTEVTFTVLPKIGFEFESATLNDEPVTLNSDNTFTVVVTEDVNFYVVFKAIDYTITYVLNGGTNNPENITTYQSINATFDLKDPTKEGYVFEGWYLNEDFSGEKVTSIVRGSSGDITLYAKWSKTAKASKGCGTVSGSGMDMIFIMLFTSFGVLLLLSNKKQFKTN, from the coding sequence TGATAAAAATGAGGTATTTACAGTTGCACAAGGTACTTCATATTTCCTCGTAACAACAACTCTTGGCTCAGTATATTCGCCTTTTAAAGGGGTTGCAGTGCGTACTGATGTGGCAGAAGGTTTTGGCGGAATGACAGCTACTCAAATTCAAGCAACTCTTACATCTGATAGCTATGTAGCATTTGATTATTTTCAAATGGTAGTTAACACCAATGCAGGCATTCGAGTAAGCCTAAGCGATGGAAATAATACTATTTCATTAAAAGACCAAGCAAGTTATTATGTTCAAACAAGTCAAGGAAAGCTTATATCCAAAGTATCTACTGATGGTATGGTGTATCCGATTACTTCTGAATTCCAAGGATTTAGCGGTAGATTTATAATTCCTTTGGACAGCTTTGATGGTTCAATAAATAATCTTACTTCAATATCTTATTCAAGCGCTCTTGTTAACAGAGTGCGTCATAGCTTTGGTGATGTTTATGTTCTAGATGGCTTTAATCCTGACACAGCTATTACATATGAAGATGTGGTTTGGACAGCACAAGCTGATAATTATACTAAATTAGGCGAAAATAATGTTACGACAATTTTATTAAACGCTGGGGAGTTCGTAGGCGCTCCTGCTAATCTGACAGCAGAAATGACCAATAACTCTAAAGTAGCTCAATTTAAAAATGACGTTATGATAATCAGCTTGCCAGATGAAATGAAAAATGAAAATGGTTTTGTATCTTTAGAAAAAGTTAAAGGCATAGTATTTGATTTAACAACAACCTCTAAAGCAAAACTTTTCCCGCTTTTATGTTTAGTTGATTCTAAATATGAACTTAACACTCTTAATGGTTGGCAGACAAGATATGCAAATGAAACGAACACATGGATTTGGAATACTGGAGTTATTAGTGTAAATCAAAGTGCAGTAGTTATTTATCCTGAATTTGATGGTAGAATAGTAGTACCTGTAACTCAAGCTGCTTTTTCAGGAACGAATAATGCGACAGGAGATACTTTCCCTACCGAAATTTTACCCTACATTATTGTAGAGCCTTTAAATAATCCGTCAATGTGTAATGCATCAGTGACTATTAGAAGTGTCACTCTTGTCGATGATTTAAAACCCTACGAGGCTTGCAGTGTTAATTATGATGGATTTAATGCTACAGTAGAAGCAGGACTTTCTAGAAATTATGTATTGCCTGGCACAGAAGTTACATTTACTGTATTACCAAAAATAGGATTTGAATTTGAATCAGCTACATTAAATGATGAACCTGTAACATTAAACAGTGATAACACATTTACGGTTGTTGTAACAGAAGATGTTAACTTTTATGTAGTGTTCAAGGCTATCGATTATACTATAACTTATGTGCTAAATGGAGGAACTAACAATCCAGAAAATATTACGACTTACCAGTCAATCAACGCAACTTTTGATTTGAAGGATCCTACCAAAGAAGGCTATGTTTTTGAAGGCTGGTATTTAAATGAAGATTTTAGTGGTGAAAAAGTTACATCTATTGTAAGAGGATCTAGCGGAGATATTACATTGTACGCAAAATGGTCCAAAACCGCGAAAGCATCCAAAGGCTGTGGTACTGTTAGCGGAAGCGGAATGGATATGATTTTCATAATGCTATTTACTTCTTTTGGTGTTTTACTTTTGCTTAGCAATAAAAAACAATTTAAAACAAACTAA
- a CDS encoding sialidase family protein, translating into MANATSYSWSDPATIIKVTDENRELIYNTPIDDDTTETYDPDSRRFQSMASIEVTGERIWAAWTVGGDKEPHPHNYIVLAYSDDQGATWIDPFIIIDHDDALNSGIKVCVPNLWLSPQGELWCFYVQAGTCVIVIPNPEATPEEIQWTGPRYIIDTFGAQKIPTVIIDDYGREEWLICAENGTTENGAYLNKTSIFSSTDKGKTWKRKSEAISTATSKRFHESQIVELKDKTLWMLSRIENGSGGGVEQSFSYDRGVTWTDYVANLGSPLISPGSKFHIERLPSGNLLWITNLSTATRTNLMAFLSKDDGKTWSHSLTIDDRTTVAYPDAAIDSEGNIYVIYDRNRSIQQEIRMSVFNESDIIAGEFISDVAKNRILISKNHEYKELISLKTQFDRRIEVSLGTASSSFLNNLPTNIVAVDEYGEEYTLTGTWSSLNYNKNAEGIYKFRFNTKLPDKVEDAQDLLSVTVKVADVKLPDTSQPDTSSKGCRGVSMINFTIISSLLGVAFMGLLLFKK; encoded by the coding sequence GTGGCTAATGCTACTTCTTATTCTTGGTCAGATCCTGCTACAATAATTAAAGTAACTGATGAAAACAGAGAGTTAATATATAATACTCCAATAGATGATGATACCACCGAAACCTATGATCCGGATAGCAGAAGATTTCAGAGTATGGCTTCAATAGAAGTAACAGGTGAGCGTATTTGGGCAGCTTGGACTGTTGGCGGCGATAAGGAACCTCATCCGCACAATTATATTGTACTAGCATATAGTGATGACCAAGGTGCAACCTGGATTGATCCATTTATAATAATAGATCATGATGATGCTTTAAACTCAGGAATAAAAGTTTGTGTTCCCAATTTATGGCTTTCACCTCAAGGCGAATTATGGTGTTTTTATGTACAGGCAGGCACTTGCGTAATAGTAATACCCAATCCTGAAGCAACACCCGAAGAAATACAATGGACAGGGCCTAGATATATTATTGATACTTTTGGTGCGCAAAAAATACCAACTGTAATAATTGATGATTATGGCAGAGAGGAATGGCTTATATGTGCTGAAAACGGGACTACAGAAAATGGAGCATACCTTAACAAAACTTCTATCTTTTCATCGACTGATAAAGGAAAAACATGGAAAAGAAAAAGTGAGGCAATATCAACAGCAACTTCTAAAAGGTTCCATGAGTCTCAAATTGTAGAACTAAAAGATAAAACCCTCTGGATGTTATCTAGAATTGAAAATGGAAGCGGAGGCGGAGTAGAGCAGTCCTTTTCATACGATCGTGGAGTTACTTGGACCGATTATGTTGCCAATTTAGGAAGTCCCTTGATTAGCCCTGGTTCAAAATTTCATATAGAGAGATTACCTTCTGGTAATTTATTGTGGATAACTAATCTTAGCACTGCTACAAGAACTAACCTAATGGCATTTTTATCCAAAGATGATGGAAAAACATGGAGTCACTCATTGACTATAGATGATAGGACAACAGTTGCATATCCTGATGCAGCAATTGATAGTGAAGGAAATATTTATGTTATATATGATCGTAACCGTTCAATTCAGCAAGAAATCCGTATGTCTGTATTCAATGAATCTGATATTATTGCAGGAGAGTTTATAAGCGATGTTGCAAAAAACCGTATTTTGATATCTAAAAATCATGAATATAAAGAATTGATATCATTAAAAACTCAATTTGACAGAAGGATCGAAGTCTCTTTAGGTACTGCATCATCAAGCTTTTTGAATAATCTTCCTACTAATATTGTTGCTGTTGATGAATATGGCGAAGAATACACTTTGACCGGAACATGGTCATCTTTAAATTACAATAAAAACGCAGAAGGCATTTATAAATTTAGATTTAATACAAAATTGCCTGATAAAGTAGAAGATGCGCAAGATTTATTAAGCGTTACAGTTAAAGTAGCAGATGTTAAGCTTCCAGATACATCTCAACCTGATACATCATCAAAAGGTTGTAGAGGTGTATCAATGATTAATTTCACGATAATATCTTCTTTGCTAGGTGTCGCCTTTATGGGTTTGTTGCTATTTAAAAAATAA
- a CDS encoding AraC family transcriptional regulator, giving the protein MISFKYIHINNYKQITKVPPHLHNCYELVYFHSGSGESGYINFEDSNFQSENYINYYRNYNLSNSELKFSPGSFIIYSPFVLHNEIHFDPSRITAIGFTIDKEIDYSFDTKIYNDFDSLIHKYIMDIETEYLNRNFNYIKMIEVMIFQLLTQLQRLNNTQQSTSIQFAKAYIDQYYMTEIKLDKLAKQSGYCSDYFRIRFKEEYGCPPKTYILKKRLEFAKHQITTSNLPLNIIAINCGFNEYNQFVAFFKKFEKISPNAYRKKVKTPDN; this is encoded by the coding sequence ATGATAAGTTTTAAATACATACATATAAATAACTATAAACAAATAACAAAAGTACCTCCTCATCTTCATAATTGTTATGAATTAGTTTATTTTCACAGCGGTTCAGGTGAATCTGGCTATATAAATTTTGAAGATTCCAATTTTCAATCTGAAAATTATATTAACTATTATAGAAACTATAACTTATCAAATTCAGAACTAAAGTTCTCCCCTGGATCATTTATTATTTATTCACCCTTTGTTTTGCATAATGAAATTCATTTTGATCCTTCACGTATCACGGCTATAGGTTTTACAATAGACAAAGAAATCGATTATAGTTTTGATACAAAAATTTATAATGATTTCGATTCATTAATCCATAAATATATCATGGATATAGAAACTGAATACTTAAACCGAAACTTCAATTATATCAAAATGATAGAAGTAATGATTTTCCAATTACTCACTCAATTACAAAGGTTAAATAATACCCAACAATCCACCAGCATTCAATTTGCAAAAGCTTATATAGACCAGTATTATATGACCGAAATTAAACTGGATAAGTTAGCCAAGCAATCAGGATACTGTTCTGATTATTTCAGAATAAGATTTAAAGAAGAGTACGGTTGCCCTCCAAAAACCTATATCCTAAAAAAGAGATTGGAATTTGCAAAACATCAAATAACCACGAGCAATTTACCGTTAAATATAATTGCTATAAACTGCGGTTTTAATGAATATAATCAGTTTGTTGCCTTTTTTAAAAAATTTGAAAAGATTTCTCCAAATGCTTATAGAAAAAAGGTTAAAACACCTGATAATTAA
- a CDS encoding ABC transporter permease subunit yields MSYSNNQSLTTYKKLAKKQKRLQFAEIEVLIMASLSVIYLAVFAYAPMFGVVLAFKDGNMKLNILDAILKSNWVGFNNFKIFLTDQNFKDVILNTLGLNVLMLFINFPAPIIFALLINEVWHAKFKKTIQAITNFPHFISWVVFGGICIALTDMTTGIFNPLLKLIGLSSDENPINLQSSEFFWATIIITSLIKGTGWGSIIYLASLSGIDPSLYEAAEIDGANRFHKAIYISIPMMADTITIFLLLSISNLLGNSFEHFYIFQNVLNISRSEVLTTYIYKKGILQNMYSLSSAIGLFESTIGLILLVTANYISKKTTGRSLY; encoded by the coding sequence ATGAGTTATTCAAATAATCAATCACTTACAACTTACAAAAAGTTGGCTAAAAAGCAAAAAAGACTGCAATTTGCTGAAATTGAAGTTTTAATAATGGCTTCTCTTAGCGTCATTTATTTGGCTGTATTTGCTTATGCTCCTATGTTTGGAGTTGTTTTGGCGTTTAAAGACGGAAACATGAAGCTTAACATTTTGGATGCAATTCTAAAGTCCAATTGGGTGGGATTTAATAACTTCAAAATATTTTTAACTGATCAAAACTTTAAGGATGTTATTCTTAATACCCTAGGACTTAATGTGCTGATGCTCTTCATTAACTTCCCAGCTCCAATAATTTTCGCACTATTGATTAACGAAGTATGGCATGCAAAATTCAAAAAGACTATACAGGCAATCACCAACTTCCCTCATTTTATTTCTTGGGTTGTTTTTGGCGGAATTTGTATAGCTCTAACAGATATGACAACAGGAATTTTTAATCCTTTGTTAAAACTTATTGGATTATCTTCAGATGAAAATCCAATAAACTTACAGTCTTCTGAATTTTTCTGGGCGACAATAATTATTACTTCATTAATTAAGGGTACTGGTTGGGGTTCTATAATATATCTTGCATCACTTTCAGGAATTGACCCGAGCCTTTATGAAGCTGCTGAAATAGATGGCGCCAATCGTTTTCACAAAGCGATTTATATTTCTATTCCTATGATGGCTGATACGATCACTATCTTTTTGTTGCTAAGCATTAGCAATTTGTTGGGAAACTCTTTTGAACATTTCTATATATTCCAAAATGTATTGAATATTTCAAGAAGCGAAGTTCTGACAACGTATATCTACAAAAAAGGCATACTGCAAAATATGTATTCATTAAGTTCAGCTATAGGTTTGTTTGAATCAACTATTGGCTTAATATTACTTGTTACAGCTAATTATATAAGCAAGAAAACAACTGGAAGGAGCTTATATTAA
- a CDS encoding carbohydrate ABC transporter permease — MTTAYERRTYKRNHIKRMHVFDYFNYSFMIIFALITLYPFWYVVIGSLNNGQDFSGGGVWLWPRVFTTASYKVVFADDRLWLGFRNTVLKTVIGVITSLIFTSCTAYGLSSNKLRFKKVFHWINLFTMFFSGGLIPYFMVISMIGLYDNFLVYVIPSIYSVYNMLVMSSFFKSISNEIKEAAIIDGAREFTIWWRIYLPLSKPCLATIGLWIAVGHWNSYMGTMLYTQGTDLMTLQYYLVKLIKQSSVPVLEGDLAAIQKETSATTISFAAIVISTIPIFALYPFLQKYFTKGIMIGSIKG, encoded by the coding sequence ATGACAACAGCGTACGAAAGAAGAACTTATAAGAGAAATCACATAAAAAGGATGCATGTTTTTGATTATTTTAATTATTCTTTTATGATTATTTTTGCATTAATCACATTGTATCCTTTCTGGTATGTAGTTATTGGTTCCTTAAATAATGGCCAGGACTTTTCAGGCGGCGGTGTTTGGCTGTGGCCCAGAGTTTTTACAACGGCTAGTTATAAAGTAGTTTTTGCAGATGATAGATTGTGGTTAGGTTTTAGAAATACCGTATTAAAGACCGTTATTGGTGTGATTACATCTTTGATCTTTACATCATGCACAGCTTACGGACTTAGCAGCAATAAGTTGCGTTTTAAAAAAGTATTTCATTGGATTAATTTATTTACTATGTTTTTTAGCGGCGGTCTTATACCGTATTTTATGGTTATAAGTATGATAGGCCTATATGACAACTTTTTGGTTTATGTTATACCGTCAATTTATTCTGTTTATAACATGCTGGTTATGTCATCTTTCTTCAAATCAATTTCAAATGAAATAAAAGAGGCTGCGATTATAGACGGAGCAAGGGAATTTACAATCTGGTGGAGAATTTATCTTCCATTATCAAAACCCTGCCTTGCAACAATTGGTTTGTGGATTGCAGTAGGGCATTGGAACTCATATATGGGAACAATGCTATATACTCAAGGAACAGATTTGATGACATTGCAATATTATCTCGTTAAGTTGATCAAACAATCTAGCGTTCCTGTTTTGGAAGGTGATTTGGCAGCTATTCAAAAAGAGACATCTGCCACGACCATATCTTTTGCGGCAATAGTAATTTCTACAATACCTATTTTTGCTTTGTATCCTTTCTTACAGAAATATTTTACAAAAGGTATAATGATCGGCTCAATAAAAGGATAA